The following are from one region of the Corynebacterium hindlerae genome:
- the lysA gene encoding diaminopimelate decarboxylase: MTFNELPAHVWPRTARREEDGIVTIGGVPLTELAEEYGTPLFVVDEDDFRSRCRDMAAAFGAEKVHYASKAFLTTTVARWVDEEGLSLDAASPNELGIALATGFPAERITVHGNNKSAAFLTTCVTEGVGAVVLDNAAELELLDLIAAKHDTIQKVLVRVKPGVEAHTHEMIATAHEDQKFGFSLASGSAFAAAGAAITAENLDLVGLHCHVGSQVFDATGFALAAERVLGLVSQIHEEYGHQLAILDLGGGYGIAYTADEQPLNVAEVARDLIDKVSSHAAQLGLETPHVMVEPGRAIAGPSTVTLYEVGMIKDVHVTDEKTRRYIAVDGGMSDNIRPALYGAQYDGRVVSRFVDGEPTATRVVGSHCESGDILIDDEQYPDDITTGDLFALAATGAYCYAMSSRYNQFGRPAVVSVRGGRTKLMLRRETLEDILALEG, translated from the coding sequence ATGACCTTTAACGAACTCCCAGCACACGTCTGGCCACGCACTGCGCGTCGGGAAGAAGACGGCATTGTCACCATCGGTGGCGTACCACTGACCGAACTCGCCGAAGAATACGGCACGCCCTTGTTCGTCGTGGACGAGGACGACTTCCGGTCGCGCTGCCGCGATATGGCAGCTGCGTTCGGTGCCGAGAAGGTGCACTACGCCTCCAAAGCGTTCCTGACCACCACGGTTGCCCGCTGGGTGGATGAAGAGGGCCTGAGCCTGGATGCCGCCTCGCCCAATGAACTCGGCATCGCGCTGGCCACAGGTTTCCCCGCCGAGCGGATCACCGTGCACGGCAACAACAAATCCGCTGCCTTCCTCACAACGTGCGTGACGGAGGGCGTCGGCGCCGTCGTGCTAGACAACGCCGCTGAGCTGGAACTGCTAGACCTGATCGCAGCTAAGCACGACACCATCCAAAAGGTGCTGGTGCGGGTGAAGCCCGGTGTGGAGGCACACACCCACGAAATGATCGCCACCGCCCACGAGGATCAGAAATTCGGTTTCTCTCTCGCTTCCGGCTCCGCGTTCGCCGCTGCGGGCGCTGCGATCACCGCGGAGAACCTGGACCTGGTGGGGCTGCACTGCCACGTCGGTTCGCAGGTGTTCGACGCCACCGGCTTCGCGCTCGCCGCCGAGCGCGTGCTGGGGCTGGTGAGCCAGATTCATGAGGAATACGGACACCAGCTCGCCATCCTGGATCTCGGTGGTGGCTACGGCATTGCCTACACCGCTGACGAACAGCCATTGAACGTGGCTGAGGTGGCACGCGACTTGATCGACAAGGTGAGCAGCCATGCCGCCCAGCTAGGCCTTGAGACCCCGCATGTGATGGTGGAGCCAGGCCGCGCGATCGCGGGACCATCCACCGTGACCCTGTACGAGGTGGGCATGATCAAAGACGTGCACGTCACCGACGAAAAAACCCGCCGCTACATCGCCGTGGACGGTGGCATGAGCGACAACATTCGTCCCGCGCTGTACGGCGCACAGTACGACGGCCGGGTGGTCAGTCGCTTCGTGGATGGGGAACCGACCGCGACGCGAGTAGTCGGCAGCCACTGCGAATCCGGAGACATCCTCATCGACGATGAGCAGTACCCCGACGACATCACCACCGGCGATCTGTTCGCGCTGGCAGCGACCGGCGCCTACTGCTACGCCATGTCCTCCCGATACAACCAATTCGGCCGACCAGCAGTGGTATCCGTCCGTGGCGGGCGCACCAAGCTGATGCTGCGCCGGGAGACCCTGGAGGACATTCTCGCTCTAGAGGGGTAA
- a CDS encoding homoserine dehydrogenase yields the protein MGKKTTVGIAILGHGTVGSEVLRLMGEYSEDLTHRIGGELEIKGVAVSDLDKHKDSPAAHLMTTDAMSLINREDVDIVVEVIGGIDYPRQLVLAALKAGKSVVTANKALVAAHAAELAEAADEANVDLYYEAAVAAAIPVIGPLRRSLAGDRVKSVMGIVNGTTNFILDAMDSTGASYDDMLAEATRLGYAEADPTADVEGYDAASKAAILATLAFHTRVTADDVYREGISKITAADINAAKNAGHTIKLLAICERVGDTVSARVHPTLIPRDHPLASVNKSFNAIFVEAEAAGRLMFYGNGAGGAPTASAVLGDLVGAARNKVHGGRAPGESTYANLKIADFGDVSTRYHVDMDVHDQLGVLARIAEQFSNAGISLRTVRQEEKGENARLIVVTHHAYERDLAGVVEKLKSMDEVKSVNSVIRLESE from the coding sequence ATGGGTAAAAAGACTACAGTAGGCATCGCCATTCTTGGCCACGGCACCGTAGGTAGTGAAGTCCTCCGCTTGATGGGCGAATACTCCGAGGACCTTACTCATCGCATTGGTGGCGAGCTGGAGATCAAGGGCGTCGCAGTATCCGACCTGGACAAGCACAAGGATTCTCCTGCCGCGCACCTGATGACTACTGACGCCATGAGCCTCATTAACCGTGAGGACGTTGACATCGTCGTCGAGGTCATCGGTGGCATCGATTACCCACGCCAGCTCGTGCTCGCTGCCCTCAAAGCCGGCAAGTCGGTAGTGACCGCCAACAAGGCGCTGGTCGCGGCTCACGCAGCCGAGCTCGCGGAGGCCGCCGATGAGGCCAACGTCGACCTGTACTACGAGGCAGCTGTCGCCGCGGCGATCCCAGTGATCGGCCCACTGCGTCGTTCCCTGGCAGGCGACCGTGTGAAGTCCGTGATGGGCATCGTCAACGGCACCACCAACTTCATTCTTGACGCGATGGACTCCACCGGCGCGTCCTACGATGACATGCTCGCGGAGGCCACCCGCCTCGGCTACGCAGAGGCCGATCCAACCGCTGATGTCGAGGGCTACGACGCCGCCTCCAAGGCCGCCATCCTGGCGACCCTGGCCTTCCACACCCGCGTTACCGCAGACGACGTCTACCGCGAGGGCATTTCCAAGATCACCGCTGCGGACATCAACGCAGCTAAGAACGCGGGCCACACCATCAAGCTGCTCGCCATCTGCGAGCGGGTCGGCGACACCGTTTCCGCCCGCGTCCACCCAACCCTGATTCCACGGGACCACCCACTGGCCAGCGTGAACAAGTCCTTCAACGCGATTTTCGTAGAGGCAGAAGCCGCTGGTCGCCTGATGTTCTATGGAAACGGTGCCGGTGGCGCCCCAACCGCCTCCGCCGTGCTCGGTGACCTGGTGGGAGCGGCCCGCAACAAGGTGCATGGCGGCCGTGCCCCAGGCGAATCCACCTACGCCAACCTGAAGATTGCCGACTTCGGTGATGTCAGCACCCGCTACCACGTGGACATGGACGTCCATGATCAGCTGGGCGTCCTTGCTCGCATTGCAGAGCAGTTCTCCAACGCTGGGATCTCCCTGCGCACCGTTCGTCAGGAGGAAAAGGGCGAGAACGCCCGCCTGATCGTGGTCACACACCACGCCTACGAGCGTGACCTCGCGGGGGTAGTGGAAAAGTTGAAGTCCATGGACGAAGTAAAGTCTGTTAACAGCGTAATCCGACTGGAGAGTGAGTAA
- the thrC gene encoding threonine synthase, which translates to MNAVHRGWAGLINEYREYMPFGDDVEAVTLLEGATPLIRANYLSDLLECEVYLKVEGANPTGSFKDRGMTVAVTDAVHQGKKVLMCASTGNTSASAAAYAARAGIKSCVLIPEGKIAMGKLAQAVMYGAEIIQVKGNFDDCLELVQKTCVEYPEIALVNSVNPMRIEGQKTASFEIIDVLGDAPDIHALPVGNAGNITAYWKGYKEFHDAGKSTKLPRMFGTQAAGAAPLVSGAPVLEPETIATAIRIGNPASWNGAMNAKEESNGRFHAATDEKILEAYRLVAAKEGVFVEPASAASVAGILAAHEEGLIEKGQTIVCTVTGNGLKDPDTALLSMTEPHPIEVDAAAVAEALGLK; encoded by the coding sequence ATGAACGCAGTTCATCGTGGCTGGGCAGGCCTGATCAACGAATACCGCGAGTACATGCCGTTCGGCGATGACGTCGAGGCTGTCACTCTGCTGGAAGGTGCCACCCCGCTGATCCGTGCTAACTACCTCTCCGACCTCCTCGAATGCGAGGTGTACCTAAAGGTGGAGGGTGCCAACCCTACCGGTTCCTTCAAGGACCGCGGCATGACCGTGGCCGTGACCGACGCTGTACACCAGGGCAAGAAGGTCCTGATGTGTGCCTCTACCGGTAACACCTCCGCATCCGCAGCAGCGTACGCCGCCCGCGCCGGAATCAAGTCCTGCGTCCTGATCCCAGAAGGCAAGATCGCCATGGGCAAGCTGGCACAGGCAGTGATGTACGGCGCAGAGATCATCCAGGTCAAGGGCAACTTTGATGACTGCCTCGAACTGGTACAAAAGACCTGCGTGGAGTACCCAGAGATCGCACTGGTGAATTCCGTGAACCCGATGCGCATCGAAGGCCAAAAGACCGCCTCCTTCGAGATCATCGACGTCCTGGGAGATGCCCCTGATATCCACGCGCTGCCAGTGGGGAACGCGGGCAACATCACCGCCTACTGGAAGGGCTACAAGGAATTCCACGACGCTGGCAAGTCCACCAAGCTGCCACGCATGTTCGGTACCCAGGCTGCGGGCGCGGCTCCGCTGGTCAGTGGCGCGCCTGTGCTGGAGCCAGAGACCATCGCTACCGCGATCCGCATCGGTAACCCAGCGTCCTGGAACGGTGCGATGAACGCTAAGGAAGAATCCAACGGTCGCTTCCACGCAGCTACCGACGAGAAGATCCTGGAAGCGTACCGCCTAGTCGCTGCCAAGGAAGGCGTGTTTGTGGAGCCTGCTTCCGCAGCGTCGGTGGCCGGTATCCTAGCCGCGCACGAAGAGGGCCTGATTGAGAAGGGCCAGACCATCGTCTGCACCGTAACGGGTAACGGTTTGAAGGACCCAGACACCGCGCTGCTGTCCATGACCGAGCCGCACCCAATCGAGGTTGACGCCGCTGCCGTAGCCGAGGCTTTGGGACTCAAATAA
- the thrB gene encoding homoserine kinase, translating to MRQLSIGTTVHVRVPASSANLGPGFDTLGLALGLYDDLTAEVIAEGLELTIEGEGADILPRSEKHLVIKAIRLALAEAGVAAPGLKVHCVNRIPQSRGLGSSASAAVAGVALGNALAGNVLTQEQVVHLSATFEGHPDNSSASVLGGFVVSWTENNDGATEFKAVSVPPFPGLRATAIVPETYASTSEVRRVLPASVPHIDARFNVARCALLTHAIQHDPALLVEATRDRLHQGYRAKALPVTTQWVEKMRDRGLAAFVSGAGPTALALHVEDFPQDLREEALAAGLRVMDLDIVDGVQVTVEK from the coding sequence ATGCGTCAGCTTTCCATCGGCACCACGGTGCACGTTCGTGTCCCAGCCTCGTCTGCGAACCTGGGACCCGGCTTTGACACGCTGGGGCTGGCGCTGGGGCTTTACGACGACCTCACCGCCGAAGTCATCGCCGAAGGTTTGGAACTCACCATCGAAGGTGAGGGCGCAGACATTCTGCCTCGCTCCGAAAAGCATTTGGTGATCAAGGCCATCCGGCTTGCCCTGGCCGAAGCTGGGGTAGCGGCGCCTGGGCTGAAAGTCCACTGCGTGAACCGGATTCCGCAGTCGCGCGGACTAGGTTCGTCGGCGTCGGCAGCTGTCGCGGGTGTGGCTTTGGGCAACGCGCTGGCCGGAAACGTGCTGACGCAGGAGCAGGTCGTTCACCTGTCGGCCACGTTCGAAGGACATCCCGATAACTCCTCGGCGTCTGTCCTCGGCGGGTTCGTGGTTTCCTGGACCGAAAATAATGACGGTGCCACGGAATTTAAAGCCGTATCCGTGCCACCATTCCCTGGGCTGCGGGCGACGGCGATAGTGCCGGAGACCTATGCGTCGACAAGCGAGGTGCGTCGCGTGCTGCCGGCGTCGGTGCCGCATATCGACGCCCGGTTCAACGTCGCCCGATGCGCACTCCTTACCCATGCCATCCAACACGATCCAGCGCTGCTCGTGGAAGCTACCAGGGATCGCCTCCACCAGGGCTACCGAGCGAAGGCGCTTCCTGTGACGACGCAGTGGGTGGAGAAGATGCGCGACCGTGGCTTGGCTGCCTTCGTTTCTGGTGCCGGGCCCACCGCGTTAGCGCTGCATGTGGAGGATTTCCCGCAGGACCTTCGGGAAGAGGCACTCGCAGCGGGGTTGCGCGTCATGGACCTCGACATCGTTGACGGTGTTCAAGTAACAGTCGAAAAATAG
- a CDS encoding long-chain fatty-acid--CoA ligase produces the protein MLSTMQDMPLLVSRILSYAETVHGETTVTTWTSEGPVEQSFSLIGARAAAFAHVLEHDLGITSDQRVGSLLNNRVEHLEVMFATMCKGAVFTPLNKQLMGDQIQHIINHSEMEVIVVEPRLVPILWPLLPHCPKVRAVVYTGLEPAPSEPLPEGIALFSLEALLDGKPTHYEWPDLEERTAAAICYSTGTTGAPKGVAYSHRSLYLQTMSLRTTDSMGISHGDPFLCCIPIYHVLSWGVPLAAFMSGTPLVFPGAETSPAGLAQIIAQTHPRVAHGVPTIWISLMVHYLSNPPERMSLQEIFVGGSPVPPVLIKLWEERYGVDIVHVWGMTETGTVATVARPPRGVSGTNRWEYRISQGRFPASVQYRVVNDGKVMASSDRNQGEIQVRGPWVTGSYFHSQAEDNGGPAAVFRNEAVEDAPQQFTSDGWLRTGDVGSVTADGFLTVEDRARDVIRSGGEWIYSVQLENLVMEHADVVECAVIGYPDDKWGERPLAVTVLHEGITAGKDTAERLRDSLREKLPRWMLPEYWAFVSSIDKTSVGKFDKKDLRQHLADGEYHVIKLLGPGESKSQS, from the coding sequence ATGCTGAGCACGATGCAGGACATGCCCCTTTTGGTGTCGCGGATTTTGTCGTACGCGGAAACCGTTCATGGGGAAACGACGGTAACCACGTGGACGTCGGAGGGGCCTGTAGAGCAGTCTTTTTCCCTGATTGGGGCGCGTGCTGCGGCGTTTGCCCACGTTCTGGAACATGACCTTGGGATCACGTCTGACCAGCGAGTTGGTTCACTTCTCAACAATCGCGTAGAACACCTTGAAGTGATGTTCGCCACAATGTGCAAGGGCGCGGTGTTCACCCCGCTGAACAAACAGCTGATGGGCGATCAGATCCAACACATCATTAATCACTCCGAGATGGAAGTGATCGTCGTCGAGCCTCGCCTGGTGCCAATCCTGTGGCCACTTCTTCCCCACTGCCCGAAGGTGCGCGCCGTGGTGTACACGGGGTTGGAGCCGGCGCCGAGCGAGCCACTACCGGAAGGCATCGCACTGTTTTCGCTAGAGGCGCTTCTCGACGGCAAGCCCACGCATTACGAGTGGCCAGACCTGGAGGAGCGGACAGCCGCAGCCATTTGTTATTCCACCGGAACCACGGGCGCCCCGAAGGGCGTAGCCTATTCCCACCGCTCGCTGTACTTGCAGACCATGAGCCTGCGAACCACAGATTCCATGGGTATTTCGCACGGTGATCCCTTTTTGTGCTGCATCCCGATCTACCACGTGCTTAGTTGGGGTGTTCCGCTGGCAGCGTTCATGTCGGGCACTCCCCTCGTGTTCCCGGGCGCGGAAACAAGTCCCGCGGGGTTGGCGCAGATTATCGCGCAGACTCACCCGCGTGTGGCTCATGGCGTGCCAACCATCTGGATTTCTCTGATGGTGCATTACTTAAGCAATCCGCCAGAGCGCATGAGTTTGCAGGAGATTTTCGTTGGCGGTTCTCCGGTGCCTCCGGTGCTCATCAAGCTCTGGGAAGAGCGCTACGGTGTCGATATTGTGCACGTGTGGGGCATGACCGAGACGGGCACGGTGGCTACGGTCGCCCGTCCGCCACGCGGTGTGTCGGGTACCAACCGTTGGGAGTACCGAATCAGCCAGGGTAGGTTCCCGGCGTCGGTGCAGTATCGGGTGGTTAATGACGGCAAGGTCATGGCCTCCTCCGACCGGAACCAGGGCGAAATTCAGGTCCGTGGCCCATGGGTGACGGGCAGCTACTTCCATTCGCAAGCAGAAGACAACGGTGGGCCGGCTGCGGTGTTCCGTAATGAGGCAGTTGAGGACGCGCCACAGCAGTTCACTTCCGACGGCTGGCTTCGCACCGGAGATGTCGGTTCTGTCACCGCTGACGGCTTCCTCACCGTGGAGGACCGCGCCCGCGATGTGATTCGTTCCGGTGGCGAGTGGATTTACTCTGTGCAGCTGGAGAATCTGGTGATGGAGCACGCCGATGTGGTTGAGTGCGCCGTGATTGGCTACCCGGACGATAAGTGGGGCGAGCGCCCACTGGCCGTCACAGTGCTGCATGAGGGCATTACTGCGGGCAAGGACACCGCGGAACGACTGCGCGACAGCTTGCGGGAGAAGTTGCCACGGTGGATGCTGCCGGAGTATTGGGCGTTTGTGTCGAGCATCGACAAGACGTCGGTGGGCAAGTTCGACAAGAAGGACTTGCGCCAGCACCTTGCCGACGGCGAGTACCACGTCATCAAACTGCTCGGGCCGGGCGAGTCGAAGTCACAATCCTGA
- the rho gene encoding transcription termination factor Rho — protein sequence MPELRKIAEERGIRGISGLRKSELIAAIQSGGKAPKAAKAAKEKAPDAPAVTDSAAAEKPAEKAAPRRRRATATTAETRAKDEAATAAQSSDTPEQETAGDNNAAEGGNTSENKYESRSAARRARRNRARSAQREEAREEAREEAQDQSTADNKSESAADGGDQGERTDRSERSERSERDDERGDRGDRGDRGDRGERRGRRNRRDRGRNRRDRDNRDNRDNEEVREDDVLQAVAGILDIVDNNVAFVRTTGYQAGQADVFVTQQMIRKFGLRRGDAITGQVKMPREGQHHGGGRNRQKYNALVRVDSVNGKTVEEARNRPEFAKLTPLYPNQRLRLETDPKILTTRVIDLIMPIGKGQRALIVSPPKAGKTTILQNIANAIATNNPECYLMVVLVDERPEEVTDMQRSVKGEVIASTFDRPPSEHTAVAELAIERAKRLVEQGQDVVVLLDSITRLGRAYNNSSPASGRILSGGVDSNALYPPKRFLGAARNIENGGSLTIIATAMVETGSAGDTVIFEEFKGTGNAELKLDRKISERRVFPAVDVNPSGTRKDELLLAPEEARIMHKLRRILSALDNQQAIDLLIKQLKKTKSNGEFLMQVASSAPMAASATGEEDFS from the coding sequence ATGCCAGAACTTCGCAAAATCGCAGAAGAACGTGGCATTCGAGGAATCTCCGGACTGCGAAAGTCGGAACTGATCGCTGCGATCCAATCCGGCGGAAAAGCACCTAAGGCGGCAAAGGCCGCGAAAGAAAAAGCGCCCGATGCGCCGGCCGTAACCGACAGCGCTGCAGCGGAAAAGCCAGCTGAAAAAGCAGCTCCACGGCGTCGCCGCGCCACCGCTACCACCGCGGAGACCCGCGCCAAGGACGAGGCTGCAACCGCAGCTCAGTCCAGTGACACTCCTGAGCAGGAAACAGCCGGTGACAACAACGCAGCTGAGGGTGGCAACACCAGCGAAAACAAGTACGAGTCCCGCTCCGCTGCCCGCCGTGCTCGTCGCAACCGCGCCCGTTCCGCACAGCGCGAAGAAGCACGTGAGGAAGCGCGCGAAGAAGCGCAGGACCAGTCCACCGCGGACAACAAGTCCGAATCCGCGGCCGATGGCGGTGACCAAGGTGAGCGCACTGACCGCTCCGAGCGCTCCGAGCGCTCCGAGCGTGACGACGAGCGCGGTGACCGTGGGGATCGCGGTGACCGTGGGGATCGCGGTGAGCGCCGTGGCCGTCGCAACCGCCGCGATCGCGGTCGCAACCGTCGCGACCGGGACAATCGCGACAACCGCGACAACGAGGAAGTTCGCGAGGACGATGTCCTGCAGGCAGTCGCCGGCATCTTGGACATCGTGGACAACAATGTCGCATTCGTGCGTACCACCGGTTACCAGGCTGGCCAGGCTGATGTCTTTGTCACCCAGCAGATGATCCGCAAGTTCGGGCTGCGCCGAGGCGACGCTATCACTGGCCAGGTGAAGATGCCGCGCGAAGGCCAGCACCACGGGGGTGGCCGTAACCGTCAGAAGTACAACGCCTTGGTCCGCGTTGACTCGGTGAATGGCAAGACTGTGGAGGAAGCTCGCAACCGCCCAGAGTTTGCCAAGCTCACACCGCTGTACCCGAACCAGCGCCTGCGCCTGGAGACCGATCCGAAAATCCTGACCACCCGCGTGATCGACCTGATCATGCCGATTGGTAAAGGTCAGCGTGCCCTGATCGTCTCCCCGCCAAAGGCCGGTAAGACGACGATCCTGCAGAACATCGCTAACGCTATCGCGACGAATAACCCTGAGTGCTACCTGATGGTGGTGCTGGTTGATGAGCGTCCGGAAGAAGTGACGGACATGCAGCGCAGCGTCAAGGGTGAGGTCATTGCATCCACCTTCGACCGCCCGCCAAGCGAGCACACCGCCGTCGCCGAGCTGGCCATCGAGCGTGCTAAGCGCCTGGTGGAGCAGGGACAGGACGTGGTGGTTCTCCTGGACTCCATCACCCGCCTGGGGCGTGCCTACAACAACAGCTCCCCAGCCTCGGGCCGTATCCTGTCCGGTGGTGTGGACTCCAACGCGCTGTACCCGCCAAAGCGTTTCCTGGGTGCTGCCCGCAACATCGAAAACGGTGGCTCCCTCACGATTATCGCCACCGCCATGGTGGAGACCGGTTCCGCCGGTGACACCGTGATCTTCGAGGAATTCAAGGGCACCGGCAACGCTGAGCTCAAGCTGGATCGTAAGATTTCCGAGCGTCGCGTGTTCCCAGCCGTGGACGTGAATCCGTCCGGCACCCGCAAGGACGAGCTGCTGCTGGCCCCTGAGGAAGCACGCATCATGCACAAGCTGCGTCGCATCCTTTCGGCTCTGGACAACCAGCAGGCGATTGACCTGCTGATCAAGCAGCTGAAGAAGACCAAGTCGAACGGCGAGTTCCTCATGCAGGTCGCGTCGTCCGCTCCTATGGCTGCGTCTGCGACCGGCGAGGAGGATTTCTCCTAA
- the prfA gene encoding peptide chain release factor 1, which produces MAAEVSVVDDILSEYQGLEAQMQDPEFANDAAQVRKVGKRYSELQPIINVYRELSQAKEDLAEAKELAYEDHDFQAEVDRLEPRVLELEEQLTDLLAPRDPHDGDDIVMEIKAGAGGEEAALFAGDLLKMYQKYCEKHGFSTEILGLAESDLGGVKDITLSIRSKTPSRDGAWSVFKFEGGVHRVQRIPVTESQGRIQTSAAGVLVYPEPDEIEDVQIDEKDLRVDVYRSSGKGGQGVNTTDSAVRLTHLPTGLVVTCQKERSQIQNKARAMQVLAARLQQMQEEAAEAEAAEGRAAQVRTMDRSERIRTYNWPENRISDHRINYKSNNLDAVLGGDMDDLFAALQAADRAARLEAE; this is translated from the coding sequence ATGGCCGCAGAGGTTTCAGTTGTCGACGATATCCTCTCCGAGTACCAGGGCCTCGAGGCCCAGATGCAGGACCCGGAGTTTGCGAACGACGCTGCCCAGGTGCGCAAGGTAGGCAAGCGATACTCCGAGCTGCAGCCGATCATCAACGTGTACCGGGAGCTGTCCCAGGCGAAGGAAGATCTGGCAGAGGCGAAGGAACTGGCCTACGAGGATCACGATTTCCAGGCGGAGGTCGATCGCCTCGAGCCACGTGTGCTTGAGCTGGAAGAGCAGCTTACCGATCTGCTCGCGCCACGTGATCCGCACGATGGTGATGACATCGTCATGGAGATCAAGGCTGGTGCTGGCGGTGAAGAAGCCGCTCTGTTCGCCGGTGACCTGCTGAAGATGTACCAGAAATACTGCGAAAAGCATGGCTTTAGCACCGAAATTCTGGGTCTTGCTGAGTCGGATCTGGGCGGCGTCAAGGACATCACCCTGTCCATCCGTTCCAAGACGCCTTCCCGCGATGGGGCGTGGAGCGTGTTCAAGTTTGAAGGTGGAGTGCACCGCGTGCAGCGCATCCCCGTCACTGAATCTCAGGGCCGCATTCAGACCTCCGCAGCTGGTGTGCTGGTGTACCCGGAGCCAGACGAGATTGAAGACGTGCAGATTGATGAGAAGGATCTGCGCGTTGACGTCTATCGTTCCTCCGGTAAGGGTGGCCAGGGCGTGAACACGACAGACTCCGCTGTCCGTCTGACCCACCTGCCCACCGGCCTGGTGGTGACGTGTCAGAAGGAACGTTCCCAGATCCAGAACAAGGCCCGCGCCATGCAGGTGCTGGCAGCCCGGTTGCAGCAGATGCAGGAAGAAGCTGCGGAAGCGGAAGCCGCTGAGGGGCGCGCTGCTCAGGTGCGCACCATGGACCGCTCCGAGCGTATCCGCACCTACAACTGGCCGGAGAACCGCATCTCCGACCACCGCATTAACTACAAGTCCAACAACCTCGACGCCGTCCTCGGTGGAGACATGGATGACTTGTTCGCTGCGCTTCAGGCAGCTGATCGCGCAGCGCGACTCGAAGCCGAGTAA
- the prmC gene encoding peptide chain release factor N(5)-glutamine methyltransferase — MTDVSQAVKAAAATLADAGVASPLHDAQSLAAWCLGISRMDLFLHGADEMPAEYSELIARRAGREPLQHIVGSAPVGHLDLLVGPGVFVPRPETELIGDWAVQRLRGMGVDKPCVVDLCTGSGTLAAYVASLVPSALVTAVEIDPQAMTWAQRNLDPLGVRTVLGDATAPDLLTNLNGRCDMVLSNPPYVPETTPVEPEVRADPHHAVFSGESGMDVITAMAPTIYRLLAPGGVTAIEHDDATADLVCAVLEQYGFEEIISHQDLGGRDRYVTAMKPAE, encoded by the coding sequence ATGACGGACGTGTCCCAGGCCGTCAAGGCAGCAGCAGCCACCCTCGCCGACGCGGGGGTGGCATCGCCGCTTCACGACGCCCAGTCCCTCGCAGCCTGGTGCCTTGGCATCAGTCGCATGGACCTGTTCCTGCACGGCGCCGATGAGATGCCCGCCGAATACAGCGAGCTCATTGCGCGTCGCGCCGGCCGCGAACCGCTGCAGCACATCGTGGGCAGCGCGCCAGTCGGCCACCTCGATCTCCTAGTGGGGCCGGGGGTTTTTGTGCCTCGTCCAGAAACCGAACTCATTGGTGACTGGGCGGTGCAGCGATTGCGGGGGATGGGCGTCGATAAGCCGTGCGTGGTCGACCTATGCACCGGCAGCGGTACCCTGGCCGCTTACGTCGCGTCGTTGGTGCCCTCTGCCCTGGTCACAGCCGTGGAAATCGACCCGCAGGCGATGACCTGGGCGCAGCGTAACCTCGATCCGCTCGGTGTACGCACTGTGCTTGGCGACGCCACCGCCCCCGATCTCTTGACGAACCTCAATGGGCGGTGCGACATGGTTCTTAGCAACCCGCCGTACGTGCCCGAAACCACCCCTGTGGAACCGGAAGTGCGGGCCGACCCGCACCACGCCGTGTTCAGCGGCGAAAGCGGGATGGACGTCATCACCGCGATGGCGCCCACCATTTACCGGCTCCTTGCCCCCGGCGGAGTCACAGCCATCGAACATGACGACGCGACAGCCGACCTCGTGTGCGCAGTGCTGGAACAGTACGGTTTTGAAGAAATCATCTCCCATCAGGATCTTGGCGGGAGAGATCGCTACGTGACCGCGATGAAACCAGCAGAGTAA
- a CDS encoding L-threonylcarbamoyladenylate synthase, with the protein MSRIYDCQDPATRALGLRAATDAVRSGRLVVMPTDTLYGLGCDAFDNQAVASLLQTKHRGPDMPVPVLVGSWDTIQGLVHTYSEQARTLVEAFWPGGLSIVVPQAPSLTWNLGDTRGTVMLRMPLHPVAIELLRETGPMAVSSANISGHTPPTTAVAAKQQLGNAVNVYLDGGECPVGKPSSIVDLSGPAPRLLREGAISAEEIATVLGVTAESLR; encoded by the coding sequence GTGAGCCGTATCTACGACTGTCAAGACCCAGCGACCCGGGCACTCGGCCTGCGCGCCGCCACCGACGCAGTGCGTTCCGGACGCCTCGTGGTCATGCCCACGGACACGTTGTACGGACTCGGCTGCGACGCCTTCGACAACCAGGCTGTAGCGAGCCTCCTCCAGACCAAGCACCGCGGCCCTGACATGCCCGTTCCGGTCCTCGTGGGATCCTGGGACACCATCCAAGGCCTGGTCCACACCTACTCGGAGCAGGCCCGCACCCTCGTCGAAGCATTCTGGCCCGGCGGCCTGTCCATCGTGGTACCGCAAGCCCCGTCGCTCACCTGGAACTTGGGCGATACTCGCGGCACCGTCATGCTGCGCATGCCACTACACCCCGTGGCCATTGAACTGCTGCGTGAGACCGGTCCGATGGCCGTGTCCTCCGCAAATATTTCCGGACACACCCCACCGACCACGGCCGTGGCCGCGAAACAGCAGCTCGGAAATGCCGTCAATGTGTACCTCGACGGCGGCGAGTGCCCAGTAGGTAAACCATCGTCCATCGTCGATCTCTCCGGACCGGCGCCGCGCCTGCTCCGCGAAGGGGCCATCTCCGCCGAAGAGATCGCCACGGTACTAGGAGTGACTGCAGAAAGCCTACGCTGA